A segment of the Candidatus Nitrososphaera gargensis Ga9.2 genome:
CTCTTTCTTGGCTTGCCGTAGAGTCGAGTGTTTTTTCGGTGCATAACGCCTGATGCCTTTACGACTCGACATCAAGAATTAAGTAAGTTTCAGCTTGCAAACGTAAAAGTACAAGATACAGATAGCTCATGCTCGGTTAGGCAGGATTACTTTGCAGTTGCAATGCGCGTTCATTTAGTGGATTATACCACTGCACTGCAGAGTATTCGGATAGCATAAATCTGCAGACTGCCAATACAATATCGCATGGCAAGCAAGTATGTTTGGGTAGGTATTGCAGTGGGCCTCTTCCTATTAGGAGTAGCAGTAGGCTACGGAATTTTTGTCTCAGCACAGCCGCAGATGCCTATGAACCAGCAGCAACAGATGCTCCGCCAGATGATGAACCAGTGGAACCAGCAAATGATGAATGACCAGACTGGAAGGCAGCAGATGATGATGTCAATGATGCAGAACCAACAGTTTATGCAGGAAATGATGAACGACACACAGTTCCAGAGTCGGATGATAGAGAACATGAGGGAGAATCATGACTTTATGCAGAGTATGTTCATGCAGATGATGGATGATCCTGAAATTAGAGGACAGATGATCGGCCATATGATAGAGAATCAGCAATTCATGGAACAGCTGCGACAGAATGTGGGCAACAACCCGAGCAGCTCTGGCGATATGGGAATGATGCAATGAAAAGCGATAGTCTTTGGACTGTCACATCATGTGCTCGGACTTGTTAATAAGCGACAAAAATTGATGAAATCTGACATAAAGACTAAGTAAGGCAAAACGGCGGAGTCAAAGCATATGGTGAATTCCCTGATTGCTCTTCTTCATATCCAGATAATAGCGATAGCTCTGCTTGCTACTGTTTTCATCGCGTCCGCTGCCTTCGCGACATTTCAAATTTCGTATGCCCAGCAAATACCGGGTTCGTTTGAAGAGCTGGTGACCTACGAAAAGGATAGCAGCTTTATCAGAGAATACCCACTAGATGTAGAGCAGCCAGGACTGAGGGGGGTTACCACAGATTCAGAAGGAAATGTCTGGGCAATATACTCAACCAATAAAACAACCACTATAATTCGGTTAGAACCGCAAAGCGGTAAATTGACCGAATATCATGTAGGAGGAGACACACAAGCAGACGATGCAGTCATTAACCTTGCAGCAGGTCAGCTCACTTTTGACAGACTCAGAAATGTTGTATGGTTTACAGACGCCCGAACAAATTCTATAGGGAAATTGGATCTGGCAAATAACAAAGTAGATCTTTTGCAAATTCCTAATGGTATGGCAGGCCCCATGGGACTTGCGCTCTCTCAAGACAACGCAAGCCTGTGGTTTACTGAAATTACCGGCGACAAGATAGGCAGAGTTGACATAGAGTCCTTAAAGATCACTGAATATCTTGTAGGACAAGACAGCGGGCCGACACTTTTAACTTTTGACGACAAAGGCATTCTGTGGGTCACGCTATCCTTCTCAAACAGTATCTTGCGTGTGGATACTCAAGCCCTTACATCGGGCCAATCTTCTGCCATGACTGAGCTAAGGCTTCTAGGAGAAGATACGTTCTCGCCCTTTGGAATTGCAGTAGTCGATGACAAAGTCTACATCTCTGACCATGGTTCAAGCAGAATAGTTGTTGCAGACACAGGCTTTGCTAACCACCAATCATACTGGACCACACCTGCCGTGGCATTTCCCGCCAGTCTTCCTAGCCAAGTAGTTGCAGACAAGTATGGGAACATTTACTTCCCACAGCATGGCGGCAATCGCATTTCCATGATTGACAATGCAACAGGAGTCATGACTGAATATGAAATACCAACAGGTCCTTTGGCAACAGCTGTCTTCATCGCTGCTTCAGACGACGGCAAAGTCTGGTTCACAGAGTGGGCTGCAAACAAAATAGCTTACCTAGATACTACAGCAAAAGCGCCATTCACGATTGGTGTGGAAAAAACAACAGTAACTTTGGATACGGACACGCCGCAGAGCATAGGTGTTTCACTCAATTCTTCAGTAGGTGGAACGGACTCTGTTTCTATTTTACAAGTTGAAATAGGGCTCACTGGAATGACTGAGTCTGGTCTCAAGGGTGTGACATACGAAGCTCAGCCGCCAAGAGTGAATCTGCAACAGACCGGATCGGCTGAATCCCAAATACAAATCAGTACTTTGGAAAATGCAATTCCTGGTGACTATGTTGCCATGGTAAGAGCATTCGCTCCAGAGCAGGACGGACTGGTTGTCTCAAAGCTCTATCCTGTTGAACTGGTTCTAGATGTGCCAGAGCCTATTGCTAGCCAAGACAGCAACCAGCCACAGAATGCAGACACCACGCTCCAGAATGCACTTAGAATAGGTGCTCCACTGGCAGCAGCCGGATTAATTGCAGTTGCGATATACCGGTGGAAAAGGGCGAGAAAGTCTTAAGGGATACATTAGAGACTGCATTTTAAGACATCATCTTGCTTGGAATTAGGATTTTACAATTGTAAACTACAGTGCTTATCTATGCTGCCATACCTGCAAATAGTAGTATGTTCAAAGACCCTGTTTGTAATATGATGATGGTGGATGAAAAGAAAGCGAAATGTATATCAGATTCAGGAGGAAGGAAGGTATACCTTTCCTCCGAAATGTGCAAGAGCGAGTTTGATGCAAACCCGCGAAAATATGGCTACTAACAGAAGATAGCAGGTTTTGGAATGAATATAGAAAAAGTCCTTCATAGCAAAACACAGGCTTGCAAGGTGAACCGATAGAATGGGCAAGCATGAAAAGAAAAAATCATCACCAACAGTTAAAAGCTCAAAGTCCGGTAAGACCAAGTTCATTGCTATAGGCGTTGGAATAGCAATCGTGGTCGCTATTGGAATAGGGCTGGCAATTTCAATGGGCAATAACGTTCCCTCAGATTCTAGTAATTCTCGAACAGTGCCTTGGATTCATGTGCATGGATTGGGGATAGATCCTTCTGACGCCAGCGTTCTTTACATAGCTACCCATGGCGACTTTTACAAAAGCGTGGATGGCGGCGTCCCAGTAAAGGTGGACAAGCAAAGGGCAGACTATATGGCTTTTAACGCACCTCTGACTGAAGGAGTTCCGTTATACTCCAGCGGACACCCTTCAACCGGTGGAAACACTGGCCTGATAAAGAGTACTGACGGTGGGCAAACATGGCAGGTTGTTTCAACTGTTCTAGACCCGCCAGTAGACTTTCATGCAATGTCGGTAAGTGCAAGCGACCCGGACACCATCATTGGATTTGATAGTGGCGAAAGGGGTCTGTTCAAGACTACGGATGCTGGCAGCACATGGGACAAGTTTGACTATCCGGGCAAATATGTTATTGCATTGGCAATTGCACCAGACGATCCTAATGTGATATTTGCTGGTACTCCTAGCGGTCTGTTTCAATCAAACGATAGTGCTGAAAGCTGGACGCAGCTTGACCAGTACAAGGGGATTGCAGTGATGGCGCTTACCTTTGATGCAGAAGGCAACCTTTATGCCTCAACTGAAGAATTTGGCCTAGCAAAATCCTCAGATCTTGGTAAGAGTTGGGAGAATATCAATCGCCCACCTGATAACCTCATAGCAACATCAATAGCAGTTGACTCTGAAAATAAGCTGTTGTACGTTGCAGGTCATTCAGCTTCACAAGGATACCAAGAGGTATTTAGGGGAAGTCTAGACGGTTCTGACTGGCAGCTGGTAGGCACAAATAAAGCATTGTGAGATTATTAACTTTGGGCAATACATGACTCCTGCTTATATGCATGAACTGTCAATAAGGATGTACAATGAAACAAGCGCATCCTATTGAGATATTTTCTGCGTCTGCCACTAAAAGGAAGCTGACGGGCCTCTCTCTTACAATGGCGGTGTGTCTTGTTTGAAATGATCAATAACTTGTTGGACGGTCACAGGCATGGGCGGAGAGAAGAGAATCGGCGGATGGCAATGCAGCTTGGAATCATTGGTCTGGGCAAGGTGGGTGGAAACCTCGCTTTACAAGCTAACGAGAAAAAATAGCAGTCATAGGTAAAGCGCGCAACAAAAAGCCCAAGCTAGAAAAGCAAGGAATCAAAGTGGTAAGCGATTATGCATCATTTGTTGGCTTTTTGAAGCATCCAAGGGTCATTTATCTATCATTGCCAGCGGGTTCAACTGTTGATTCAGTGCTAAATGAGCTGATACCTTTTCTTGAAAAAGAAGATGTATTGATGGACGGTGGCAATTTGTTCTATCTGGACTCTATCGAGGGGAAAAAGAGAATTTCTGAACGAGGCATCCATTTTCTGGATCGTGGCACAAATAGTGGGTTAGAAGATGCCCGGTATGGGGCTTGTTTTATGGTTGGCGGGAAGGAGGAAGATATTAGAATACCAGAGCCTATTTTGATTGCACTGGCCGTCAACAAGGATGGGTATATCCATACAGGCCAACCTGGCACCAGTCATTTCGTAAAGTTAGTTCATAACGGAATTGAATCTGGCATGCTGCAATCAATAGGCGAAGGGGTTGAGCTACTGCACAAAAGTGGCTTTGAGCTAGACCTGGCTGCAATTTTTAAGAACTGGTCAAATGGTTCTATGATTAGAAGCTGCTTGCCGAGCTTATGGAAAGAGGCTTTAGAGAGCAGGTCTTGGCCAAGACTGAAAGTTACATAGAAGACACAGGTGAAGTAAACTGGCTTGTGCTGGATGCCATCAACAAGGAAGTTCCTATACCTGTGATATCGCAATCCATAATGGAGCTACTCAAGTCTAGGATGAATGAGAGTGATGCTTACAAATCAATCGCGCTTATGCGCCATGGTTTTGGTGGACATCCATTTGGCAAAATGAAGGAATAATCAAGGAAAGGAAGACAGGCAGGATCCAGAAAGTTGAGCAAGAATCAACGCTTATCCAATTGAGCAGGCATAGCTCATGCTTTCACATTCATATCTGTATTTTTACTTAGATGCTTCATTTGCCCAAGAATGTCTGTTATAGAAATTCGTATAGTCGATATCCCTGTTCTGAATGGAAATGCCCCGCCCCTTTTTCCTGTAATGGGATTCACCCACTCGCAAAATGCTAGAAGATCTCCGTTTATATCATAACCTGTCATGTACGAAAATAGCGCGGCGCACTCGTCATACCTTTTAAATCGACTCCTTGCTAGCATCTCAAGTGCGGTAGCCCATGGCCAGAATGTGTGATTGTGATATACATTAGGATTCAGAACCCACGGGCCGGTGCTTTTCATCTCTATCTCTGTTACCAGCGGCCATTTATCCTTCCGTGCCCTGCTTTTGATTGCATCCAATGTGGACTTTGCATGAACAGCTAGAGACTTTTCGTCAACAGAAAACCTCCTTATTGGCAGCAATTCTCCGTCATCGCCTTTGGTTTGGCGCTGGATTTCACTACCTAGCCTATCGCGGACTGTTTTTTCGGTTGTAGCAATAAGATACAAGGATACGTCCTGTGTAAGTGTCTTGTATGATTTGCCTAGGTGGTGGCTTTCCTGCATGTCAATATAGCATTCTTCTTCCTCCGACCATAGCTGTTTCTCAACTGCTGAAACGGTCTTGTCTGCTAACTGCAGCATTTTGGATGCTTCCCTCTCCATTTTGATATGGGAAAGAAGCAAGGAGAGGTTTGTCAGTCCCATTATCCAACAGGCTTGGGTGTAAACAATCTTGCCGGCTCTGAGCACAGAATCCATCCAATCTTCGTTATGATCCTGTTCTAGCAATCCATCATTATCTATGTCCCTACTCTGCAAATATTCGACCGCCTTGAGCATTTTGGGCACTGTAGAATCAATTATTTCTGAAGGGTTTTGCACCTGTATTTTTGCAGGAGCCTTGGATCTACCTTGGATTCCTGGCAAGAAATCTGAGTTTGACGCTAGACCAGCTCCCAAGTAAGCATCAAAAATCCACGAAGTAGTAGAAATCATTAAAGCCGTTGAATCAATGTCAGGATTCTTCCCAAACACTTCAGAATGCCCACGGAAAATGCTGGTGGGAAGAGCCCCTTCAAATTTTTTCTCAAAATCAGAATTTGCTACTTGGGACAGGTATTTCATTTCTGGCGAGCCCCTGCCGTAGACAATTTTCTCTTTTTTAGGTTCTATCTGATGCGACCAGATTGTTGTAATTTCCTGCATAACAGAGTCTACAGCGCCAGAGAGAAACCAGTCCTTTAGAATATAGGATGCATCTCTGCACCAGCAAGCCTTGTAGTAGCCGCCGGGGTTGACACCCTGTTCCACAAACTTTTCAGTTCTTTGAACAAAATCTTGGGCCTCCTTGGAAAAGGACTGCCAATCCCCTCTAACACCTGCAGAGCGGTTCAATTTTACTCCAAATTTGTAGGCATTTTATCGCTTTTCTACGTTGCATGTATGTATGGGACACAATTGTTATTTGCAATGTCGTCTAAGAAAAGTTGGGGAAAGCAAATATTGTCTAGACAGTCGCAAGCAGAATATAGATGCAGAGCATGTGGAAAGCAATTTGAAATCCTAGGAGATTTACAAACACATATTCTTTTGGAGCATCACCAAAAGGGGGACATACCTGACGAGGCAGAGGCGGCATAACAATGAAAAAGGAAGGGCGAGGAGTTAGAGTCCTTAGTCCTCGAACTTATATGAGAATTGAGCTATTATTCCATCAGAAAGTGCATCTGTCATGTGCATCCCCTACTCATGGACTTTTATCAAACGCTTCTATGTCCGCCTCATAGTCACTCTGTAATCTTGCAACTGCTTCATCTTTTGTCACCTTCAGATGATCA
Coding sequences within it:
- a CDS encoding glucosidase family protein, with product MNRSAGVRGDWQSFSKEAQDFVQRTEKFVEQGVNPGGYYKACWCRDASYILKDWFLSGAVDSVMQEITTIWSHQIEPKKEKIVYGRGSPEMKYLSQVANSDFEKKFEGALPTSIFRGHSEVFGKNPDIDSTALMISTTSWIFDAYLGAGLASNSDFLPGIQGRSKAPAKIQVQNPSEIIDSTVPKMLKAVEYLQSRDIDNDGLLEQDHNEDWMDSVLRAGKIVYTQACWIMGLTNLSLLLSHIKMEREASKMLQLADKTVSAVEKQLWSEEEECYIDMQESHHLGKSYKTLTQDVSLYLIATTEKTVRDRLGSEIQRQTKGDDGELLPIRRFSVDEKSLAVHAKSTLDAIKSRARKDKWPLVTEIEMKSTGPWVLNPNVYHNHTFWPWATALEMLARSRFKRYDECAALFSYMTGYDINGDLLAFCEWVNPITGKRGGAFPFRTGISTIRISITDILGQMKHLSKNTDMNVKA
- a CDS encoding NAD(P)-binding domain-containing protein; this translates as MVSDYASFVGFLKHPRVIYLSLPAGSTVDSVLNELIPFLEKEDVLMDGGNLFYLDSIEGKKRISERGIHFLDRGTNSGLEDARYGACFMVGGKEEDIRIPEPILIALAVNKDGYIHTGQPGTSHFVKLVHNGIESGMLQSIGEGVELLHKSGFELDLAAIFKNWSNGSMIRSCLPSLWKEALESRSWPRLKVT
- a CDS encoding virginiamycin B lyase family protein gives rise to the protein MVNSLIALLHIQIIAIALLATVFIASAAFATFQISYAQQIPGSFEELVTYEKDSSFIREYPLDVEQPGLRGVTTDSEGNVWAIYSTNKTTTIIRLEPQSGKLTEYHVGGDTQADDAVINLAAGQLTFDRLRNVVWFTDARTNSIGKLDLANNKVDLLQIPNGMAGPMGLALSQDNASLWFTEITGDKIGRVDIESLKITEYLVGQDSGPTLLTFDDKGILWVTLSFSNSILRVDTQALTSGQSSAMTELRLLGEDTFSPFGIAVVDDKVYISDHGSSRIVVADTGFANHQSYWTTPAVAFPASLPSQVVADKYGNIYFPQHGGNRISMIDNATGVMTEYEIPTGPLATAVFIAASDDGKVWFTEWAANKIAYLDTTAKAPFTIGVEKTTVTLDTDTPQSIGVSLNSSVGGTDSVSILQVEIGLTGMTESGLKGVTYEAQPPRVNLQQTGSAESQIQISTLENAIPGDYVAMVRAFAPEQDGLVVSKLYPVELVLDVPEPIASQDSNQPQNADTTLQNALRIGAPLAAAGLIAVAIYRWKRARKS
- a CDS encoding F510_1955 family glycosylhydrolase encodes the protein MGKHEKKKSSPTVKSSKSGKTKFIAIGVGIAIVVAIGIGLAISMGNNVPSDSSNSRTVPWIHVHGLGIDPSDASVLYIATHGDFYKSVDGGVPVKVDKQRADYMAFNAPLTEGVPLYSSGHPSTGGNTGLIKSTDGGQTWQVVSTVLDPPVDFHAMSVSASDPDTIIGFDSGERGLFKTTDAGSTWDKFDYPGKYVIALAIAPDDPNVIFAGTPSGLFQSNDSAESWTQLDQYKGIAVMALTFDAEGNLYASTEEFGLAKSSDLGKSWENINRPPDNLIATSIAVDSENKLLYVAGHSASQGYQEVFRGSLDGSDWQLVGTNKAL